A portion of the Blautia hansenii DSM 20583 genome contains these proteins:
- a CDS encoding HAD family hydrolase — protein sequence MKNIKRLLAIIGVGLLVGMYVLTFILSLTDHSKTGGMLMASLYATVVIPVLLYAFMLVYKWTHPKNEEIPKISAEASEIDTLIFDIGNVLAKYDWKKLLKELGYDEKTGTAVAKAVFLSKEWAEADRGILSEEELLQTFISNAPDYEKEIRETFDAVGKTISTYSYTKDWLSYLKKRGYKIYILSNFAKPVYDRCTKELDFLKLVDGGYMSWQIHCIKPEPEIYQKLITDFEIVPQKAVFIDDLMDNIAEARALGFHAVHFTSKKNAVRQLLDFGVK from the coding sequence GTGAAAAATATCAAACGACTTCTTGCAATCATCGGAGTCGGTCTTTTAGTGGGTATGTACGTGTTGACCTTTATTTTATCCCTGACAGATCACTCCAAAACAGGCGGCATGCTTATGGCATCTCTTTATGCGACTGTGGTGATACCTGTTCTCTTGTATGCTTTTATGCTGGTATACAAATGGACACACCCCAAGAATGAAGAAATACCCAAAATCTCTGCGGAAGCTTCCGAAATCGATACGCTGATTTTTGATATTGGCAATGTGCTTGCAAAATATGACTGGAAGAAACTCTTAAAAGAATTAGGATATGATGAAAAAACGGGAACTGCTGTAGCCAAAGCCGTTTTTCTCAGCAAGGAATGGGCGGAAGCAGACCGTGGAATTCTGTCAGAAGAAGAACTTTTACAGACTTTTATTTCCAATGCACCTGATTACGAAAAAGAAATTCGTGAAACCTTTGATGCTGTGGGAAAAACCATTTCTACCTATTCTTACACAAAAGACTGGCTGAGTTATTTAAAAAAACGAGGATATAAAATTTATATTTTATCCAACTTTGCGAAACCTGTTTATGACCGATGTACAAAAGAACTGGATTTTCTAAAGCTTGTAGACGGAGGATACATGTCTTGGCAAATACACTGCATAAAGCCGGAACCGGAAATCTATCAAAAGTTGATTACAGATTTTGAAATCGTTCCACAGAAAGCCGTCTTTATTGATGATTTAATGGACAATATCGCTGAAGCACGAGCACTTGGTTTTCATGCTGTTCATTTCACAAGTAAGAAAAATGCTGTTCGGCAATTATTGGATTTCGGAGTAAAATAA
- a CDS encoding Na+/H+ antiporter NhaC family protein — protein MKQEKKGRASALLPIGIFLVIFIGAGIISNDFYTMPAIVGFLIALVVAFLQNPRVRFHDKISIISKGIGEENIVTMCLIFLAAGAFSGTIKAAGGVESTVNLGLSIMPSSIAVVGLFIIGCFISVSMGTSVGTITAMAPIGVGIAEKTGIAVPICMGAIVCGAMFGDNLSMISDTTIAAVRTQGCEMKDKFKENFLIVLPAAIITAVIFFFIASGNAGKIDEELNYEIVKVVPYLVVLIGALVGINVFVVLIAGTILSAIVGVGTGAFAIGEVFQKMGEGITSMYDITVISIIVAAIVALVKEYGGIEFILNVIKKRINGPRGGEFGISILALLVDCCTANNTVAIVMSGPIAKEISEEFDVSPRRSASLLDIFASVGQGIIPYGAQLLTAAGLSALSPVQIMPYLFYPILMGVSAVLFILFRRRTTK, from the coding sequence ATGAAACAGGAAAAGAAGGGGAGAGCTTCGGCGCTTTTACCCATTGGAATATTCCTTGTCATCTTTATCGGTGCGGGAATTATTTCCAATGATTTTTATACAATGCCTGCCATTGTGGGATTTTTAATCGCTTTGGTTGTGGCGTTTTTACAGAACCCCAGAGTGCGTTTTCACGATAAGATTTCCATTATTTCTAAAGGTATCGGAGAAGAAAATATCGTGACAATGTGTCTGATTTTCCTTGCTGCCGGTGCTTTTTCTGGTACGATTAAGGCAGCTGGGGGAGTAGAAAGTACTGTAAATTTAGGGCTTTCTATTATGCCGTCATCTATTGCAGTAGTAGGATTATTTATTATCGGATGCTTTATTTCCGTGTCTATGGGAACATCTGTGGGAACCATTACGGCAATGGCTCCTATTGGTGTGGGGATTGCAGAAAAAACAGGAATTGCTGTGCCGATTTGTATGGGTGCCATTGTATGCGGCGCTATGTTTGGTGATAATTTATCCATGATTTCTGATACAACAATTGCAGCTGTTCGAACACAGGGATGTGAAATGAAGGATAAATTCAAGGAAAATTTCCTTATTGTATTGCCGGCAGCAATTATAACAGCTGTTATTTTCTTCTTTATTGCCAGTGGAAACGCAGGAAAAATTGATGAAGAGCTGAATTATGAAATTGTAAAGGTAGTACCGTATCTGGTAGTGTTGATTGGCGCATTAGTGGGAATTAATGTGTTTGTTGTTTTGATTGCAGGAACGATTTTATCCGCTATTGTAGGTGTGGGAACAGGAGCCTTTGCCATTGGAGAAGTATTCCAGAAAATGGGCGAAGGAATTACCAGTATGTATGACATTACGGTTATTTCCATTATTGTAGCTGCTATTGTAGCTTTGGTAAAGGAATACGGCGGAATTGAATTTATTTTGAATGTGATTAAGAAGCGAATTAACGGACCAAGAGGTGGAGAATTTGGTATCTCCATTCTGGCATTGCTGGTAGACTGCTGTACAGCAAATAATACAGTGGCAATCGTTATGTCAGGTCCCATTGCAAAGGAAATCAGTGAGGAGTTTGACGTATCACCGAGAAGAAGCGCTTCTTTACTGGATATTTTCGCATCGGTAGGACAGGGAATTATCCCTTACGGAGCACAGCTTTTGACAGCGGCAGGACTTTCTGCATTGTCTCCGGTACAGATTATGCCATATCTGTTTTATCCGATTTTGATGGGTGTCAGTGCGGTTTTGTTTATTCTGTTTAGAAGAAGAACGACAAAATAA
- the purB gene encoding adenylosuccinate lyase, whose protein sequence is MSTDRYVSPLSERYASREMQYIFSPDMKFRTWRKLWIALAETEKELGLNITQEQIDELKANADNINYEVAKEREKQVRHDVMSHVYAYGVQCPKAKGIIHLGATSCYVGDNTDIIVMTEALKLVRKKLVNVIAELAKFAEEHKALPTLAFTHFQPAQPTTVGKRATLWMQEFLLDLEDLDFVLSTMKLLGSKGTTGTQASFLELFDGDQETIDKIDPMIAQKMGFKECYPVSGQTYSRKVDTRVLNVLAGIAASAHKFSNDIRLLQHLKEVEEPFEKSQIGSSAMAYKRNPMRSERIASLSRFVMVDALNPAITSATQWFERTLDDSANKRLSVPEGFLAIDGILDLCLNVVDGLVVYPKVIEKRLRSELPFMATENIMMDAVKAGGDRQELHERIRELSMEAGRNVKVEGKDNNLLELIAADPAFNMTLEDLQKTMDPAKYTGRAAVQVDNFLKKVVHPVLEANKELLGMTAEINV, encoded by the coding sequence ATGAGTACAGACAGATATGTAAGCCCATTATCCGAACGTTATGCAAGCAGAGAAATGCAGTATATTTTTTCTCCGGATATGAAATTCCGTACATGGAGAAAGCTGTGGATTGCTTTGGCTGAAACAGAAAAGGAATTAGGTTTGAATATTACCCAGGAGCAGATTGACGAATTAAAAGCCAATGCCGACAACATCAATTATGAGGTGGCAAAGGAAAGAGAAAAACAGGTTCGTCATGATGTTATGTCCCACGTTTACGCTTATGGAGTACAGTGTCCGAAAGCAAAGGGAATTATTCATTTAGGTGCAACAAGCTGTTATGTAGGTGACAATACAGATATTATTGTGATGACAGAAGCGTTAAAGCTGGTTCGTAAAAAGCTGGTGAATGTTATTGCAGAATTGGCAAAATTCGCAGAGGAACATAAAGCTCTGCCAACACTTGCATTTACTCATTTTCAGCCTGCACAGCCTACAACAGTAGGAAAGAGAGCAACTCTTTGGATGCAGGAATTCTTATTAGATTTAGAAGATTTAGATTTTGTACTTAGTACAATGAAACTGTTAGGATCTAAAGGAACAACAGGAACACAGGCAAGCTTTTTAGAATTATTTGATGGCGATCAGGAAACTATTGATAAAATCGACCCGATGATTGCACAGAAAATGGGATTTAAGGAATGTTATCCTGTTTCCGGTCAGACTTATTCCCGTAAAGTAGATACAAGAGTTTTAAATGTGCTGGCAGGAATTGCTGCAAGCGCTCATAAATTCTCCAATGATATCCGTCTGCTTCAGCACTTAAAAGAAGTAGAAGAGCCTTTTGAAAAGAGCCAGATCGGTTCCTCTGCTATGGCATATAAGAGAAACCCGATGAGAAGCGAAAGAATTGCGTCTCTGTCCAGATTTGTTATGGTAGATGCGTTAAATCCTGCCATTACATCTGCAACACAGTGGTTTGAAAGAACATTGGATGACTCTGCAAATAAACGTCTTTCTGTTCCGGAAGGCTTCCTTGCCATTGACGGTATTTTAGACCTTTGCTTAAATGTGGTAGACGGTTTGGTTGTATATCCAAAAGTTATCGAAAAACGTTTAAGAAGTGAACTTCCATTTATGGCTACAGAAAATATTATGATGGATGCTGTAAAAGCAGGGGGAGACCGTCAGGAATTACATGAAAGAATTCGCGAGCTTTCTATGGAAGCAGGAAGAAATGTAAAAGTAGAAGGTAAAGATAACAATCTTCTGGAACTGATTGCTGCTGATCCGGCGTTTAACATGACACTGGAGGATTTACAGAAAACTATGGATCCTGCTAAATATACAGGACGTGCGGCAGTTCAGGTAGATAACTTCTTAAAGAAAGTAGTTCATCCTGTTTTGGAGGCAAATAAAGAGCTTCTGGGTATGACAGCAGAAATCAACGTGTAA
- a CDS encoding DUF5716 family protein, which yields MNETRNIIVGLEIGKLQSQLCYYDRKEKEPISVSVKAGSNQYLFPTLLSVNPEKEIWHYGLEAEYFSANEGEIAVNGLLGIWGEAEPVRVGEKVFEAAELMEAYLKGVLSLLGVGEPVRQIKGLMITVPKLSSAMVQVVYEAAAGMGFSRNQIFLQDYDESFYYYVMNHRKDNCTRKIGWFLFDNNQVSFARLVMDNQKRPAMAYIEHGITAELSTDPVKRDEDFYRLIDRSCGKDPYSSIYMVGEGFEQEWAVRSIPFLCRNQRHVFYGNNLYVKGACYGAREKCDEGILKGYLYLSPSLVQNNVAMEMLVNGSPKTYPLVEAGKNWYEIHTELELILDEKEDLEFVVTPMEGGSKTRFSMKLPGLPKRPNKTTRLKICISYESSETCVIVVEDMGFGEMFPSNGNVWTEKVSW from the coding sequence ATGAACGAAACGAGAAACATTATAGTAGGGCTGGAAATCGGAAAGCTTCAATCACAGCTTTGTTATTACGACAGGAAAGAGAAAGAGCCGATTTCTGTTTCTGTAAAGGCAGGGAGCAATCAGTATCTTTTTCCCACCCTGTTATCCGTAAATCCGGAAAAGGAAATCTGGCACTACGGGCTGGAGGCAGAATATTTTTCAGCCAATGAAGGGGAAATTGCAGTAAACGGGCTGTTAGGTATATGGGGAGAGGCAGAACCTGTCCGTGTAGGAGAAAAGGTTTTTGAGGCTGCCGAGCTTATGGAAGCTTATTTAAAAGGCGTATTATCTCTTTTGGGAGTGGGAGAGCCTGTAAGACAGATAAAGGGGCTGATGATTACCGTTCCAAAGCTGTCTTCCGCTATGGTACAGGTGGTTTATGAGGCAGCCGCAGGCATGGGATTTTCCAGAAATCAGATTTTTTTGCAGGATTATGATGAGAGCTTTTATTATTATGTTATGAACCACAGGAAGGATAATTGTACAAGAAAAATCGGCTGGTTCTTATTTGACAATAATCAGGTGTCCTTTGCAAGATTGGTGATGGACAACCAGAAAAGACCGGCAATGGCGTATATTGAGCATGGAATTACAGCGGAATTATCCACAGACCCGGTAAAGAGAGATGAGGATTTCTACCGTTTAATTGACCGTTCCTGTGGAAAAGATCCTTATTCCAGCATTTATATGGTGGGAGAAGGCTTTGAGCAGGAGTGGGCAGTGCGTTCTATTCCGTTTTTATGCAGAAACCAGAGACACGTTTTTTACGGAAATAATCTCTATGTAAAAGGAGCATGCTATGGAGCAAGAGAAAAATGCGATGAAGGAATTTTAAAAGGATATTTGTATCTGAGTCCTTCTCTTGTGCAGAATAATGTGGCAATGGAAATGCTGGTAAACGGTTCTCCAAAGACTTATCCTTTGGTGGAGGCAGGGAAAAACTGGTATGAAATTCATACAGAGCTGGAGCTTATTTTAGATGAAAAAGAGGATTTGGAATTTGTAGTGACACCTATGGAGGGCGGAAGCAAGACCAGATTTAGTATGAAGCTTCCGGGACTCCCCAAAAGACCGAATAAAACCACAAGGTTAAAAATTTGCATATCCTACGAGAGCAGTGAAACCTGTGTGATTGTTGTGGAAGATATGGGATTTGGGGAAATGTTTCCCTCTAATGGAAATGTGTGGACAGAGAAAGTGTCATGGTAA
- a CDS encoding DUF5717 family protein, whose amino-acid sequence MKTRMDQLINGRFEYDVPGLILSTEKIVLKIMPEEKLRGELEFAAEDRRKIKGMAYSTHRRFLLGKEKFAGEKIILPYGIDAKGLKSEDKIEGEIVLSTSIGEYRVPFSIEVRKTQVRTSQGTVGTLEEFVALAKEDFREAYQLFVEKSFPQLLKGREELLPYYEAMVKMPAPYQNLEEFLIKAGLKEPVSLSLEKEKLELYEVQSSLKDTLRIRRSGWGFLRAEITVSGDFLEVEKQVIHDGHFIGSVYDLEYIIRKECLGKGKNFGRISIKTVYETITYEIMVSKSNRIQVDVTAYEKRKKLEAAKALLELQLGKVTASEWCENTKALLDELKENGYYSTECQLFEAYMWVLSGREDEARRLLDSLENNQRVKDEEILEGAFLYLDEISHRSTQLKEKTAVRLHQLYQRRVDSCLLLYMIFEMDEEVLRTQSRKMFFLEEQYRTGSRSPFLYLMACKLGAEDGSVFRKMNHFTVQVYRFAQKYGMLTEEMAFRAVDLAGQLKRFSKPVYEILTYIYEKYPSALVIKGICQFVMKGEPRKLEYFKWYDLAVRAELKITGLYEYYIETMSRNYQKVLPKVIRLYFGYNNTLSDQRRAFIYSNIIRNKETDKETYQAYKQNMEAFACDKIKEGRMNEDFAVVYQEFCVNSEDENVRAALAKVLFTYRLYCDDPKICKVIVRHTAMKEEQVYLCTDRTAYISLYTQDAAILFEDSSKRRYAGTVDYNLHKLLDIEELSGKLAKDGQRYAGMLLHTCGELKHENPITEENISSFEAVLKQDIFEEDYRQEIRKRLLLYYESQMDNRNLRESLKEMDFKAFAKVNKSLLVTILVKQDMFVGAYDLICEYGYEDVDMSVLLRMCSRMILNLEFEYEEELLLLAGYIVKSGIYDEILLKYMASHFEGPVREMTELWKRVRGFSLDCYALEERILRYSMFTRIYSEQGLEVLKDYIQQGGNEHVVLAYLTFESYGYFVGGKETGEILFEALENFMEKEWECDIICRLALLKHDTEQNKWDTKKKQRAQKILEECRRERLKFEFFQNMPRELLQACQMEDKMFVECKAGPGAKVTLYYQVEREHVISEEKTEPLKERYQGIYNKEFILFYGEKLLYRFVIERNGQTWEIPQQILQVEAAEAYGHSKYQLLNRMLKLLEEGKTEELSKLEQSYLKQERQVAQLFELLD is encoded by the coding sequence TTGAAAACACGAATGGATCAACTGATAAACGGAAGATTTGAATACGATGTACCGGGGCTTATCTTATCAACAGAAAAAATTGTATTAAAAATAATGCCGGAAGAAAAGCTCAGGGGTGAATTAGAATTTGCAGCAGAAGACAGACGAAAAATAAAAGGAATGGCATATTCGACACATAGACGGTTTCTTTTGGGAAAAGAAAAATTTGCAGGAGAAAAAATTATTCTGCCTTACGGAATAGATGCCAAGGGGCTGAAAAGCGAAGACAAAATAGAAGGAGAGATTGTGTTAAGCACCAGTATAGGAGAATACAGGGTGCCTTTTTCTATTGAAGTAAGGAAAACACAAGTGCGGACTTCTCAGGGAACCGTGGGGACACTGGAAGAGTTTGTTGCTCTTGCAAAGGAGGATTTCCGAGAGGCATATCAGCTCTTTGTGGAAAAATCATTTCCACAGCTTTTAAAGGGAAGAGAAGAGTTGCTGCCTTATTATGAAGCAATGGTAAAAATGCCTGCTCCTTATCAGAATTTAGAAGAATTTTTAATCAAAGCAGGCTTGAAAGAACCGGTTTCTCTAAGTCTGGAAAAGGAAAAGCTGGAGCTTTACGAGGTACAAAGCTCTTTAAAAGATACCCTGCGGATAAGACGCAGCGGATGGGGATTTTTAAGAGCGGAAATTACGGTATCGGGAGATTTTCTGGAGGTAGAAAAACAGGTTATTCATGACGGACACTTTATCGGCAGTGTATATGATTTGGAGTATATTATCCGCAAGGAATGTCTGGGAAAAGGGAAAAACTTTGGCAGAATTTCCATTAAAACCGTATACGAAACCATTACTTATGAAATTATGGTGTCAAAAAGCAATCGAATACAGGTGGACGTAACCGCTTATGAGAAAAGAAAAAAGCTGGAAGCGGCAAAAGCTCTGTTAGAACTTCAGCTGGGAAAGGTGACTGCTTCAGAATGGTGCGAGAATACAAAGGCTCTTTTAGATGAATTAAAAGAAAACGGTTATTATTCTACAGAATGTCAGCTTTTTGAAGCTTATATGTGGGTTTTAAGCGGGAGAGAAGATGAAGCAAGACGACTACTGGACTCTTTGGAAAACAATCAGAGAGTGAAGGACGAAGAAATTTTAGAAGGGGCATTTTTGTACCTTGACGAAATTTCCCACAGAAGCACACAGCTGAAAGAAAAGACAGCAGTGCGTCTGCATCAGCTGTACCAAAGACGTGTGGACAGCTGTCTGTTATTATACATGATTTTTGAGATGGATGAAGAAGTTCTGAGAACCCAGTCCAGAAAGATGTTCTTTTTAGAGGAACAGTATCGAACAGGCTCAAGAAGTCCGTTTTTATATCTTATGGCGTGTAAATTGGGCGCAGAGGACGGCTCTGTTTTCCGAAAAATGAATCATTTTACTGTGCAGGTTTATCGCTTTGCACAGAAATACGGAATGCTTACAGAAGAAATGGCATTTCGTGCAGTGGATTTAGCAGGACAGTTGAAGCGTTTTTCAAAACCGGTGTATGAAATTTTAACTTATATTTATGAGAAGTATCCTTCAGCGTTGGTCATCAAAGGCATTTGCCAGTTTGTGATGAAAGGCGAACCGAGAAAACTGGAATATTTTAAATGGTATGATTTGGCAGTGCGTGCAGAACTGAAAATCACAGGCTTGTACGAATATTATATTGAAACTATGAGCAGGAATTACCAGAAGGTACTGCCAAAGGTCATCCGTCTGTATTTCGGCTACAATAATACATTAAGCGACCAGAGAAGAGCATTTATTTACAGCAATATTATTCGAAATAAAGAAACAGACAAGGAAACCTATCAGGCGTACAAACAAAATATGGAAGCTTTTGCCTGCGATAAGATTAAAGAAGGCAGAATGAATGAAGATTTTGCAGTGGTTTATCAGGAGTTTTGTGTAAATTCCGAAGATGAAAATGTGCGTGCGGCATTGGCAAAGGTTTTATTTACTTACAGACTTTATTGTGACGACCCGAAAATCTGCAAGGTCATTGTCCGCCACACTGCAATGAAGGAAGAACAGGTGTACCTGTGTACCGACAGAACAGCCTATATCTCTCTTTATACACAGGATGCGGCAATCTTATTTGAGGACAGCAGCAAGCGCAGATATGCAGGGACAGTAGATTATAATCTTCACAAGCTTTTAGATATTGAAGAGCTGTCGGGAAAACTGGCAAAGGACGGGCAGAGATATGCGGGAATGCTTTTACACACCTGTGGGGAATTAAAGCACGAAAATCCTATTACAGAAGAGAATATTTCCAGCTTTGAAGCCGTTTTAAAGCAGGATATCTTTGAGGAGGATTATCGGCAGGAAATCCGTAAGCGTCTGCTTCTTTATTATGAGTCACAGATGGACAACCGGAATTTAAGGGAGTCCTTGAAGGAGATGGATTTTAAAGCTTTTGCAAAAGTAAACAAAAGCCTGCTGGTTACGATTTTGGTAAAACAGGATATGTTTGTGGGAGCTTATGATTTAATCTGCGAATACGGATATGAAGATGTGGATATGTCGGTTCTTTTAAGAATGTGCAGCAGAATGATTTTGAATTTAGAGTTTGAATACGAGGAAGAATTGCTGCTTCTGGCGGGATATATTGTAAAATCCGGTATTTATGATGAAATTCTTTTAAAATATATGGCGTCACATTTTGAAGGTCCTGTACGGGAGATGACAGAACTGTGGAAGCGTGTCAGAGGTTTTTCTCTGGACTGCTATGCTTTGGAAGAACGAATTCTTCGGTACAGTATGTTTACCAGAATTTATTCTGAGCAGGGGCTGGAGGTTCTGAAAGATTATATACAGCAGGGTGGAAATGAGCATGTTGTTCTGGCTTATTTGACTTTTGAGTCTTACGGCTATTTTGTAGGCGGAAAAGAAACAGGGGAAATTCTCTTTGAAGCATTAGAAAATTTCATGGAAAAAGAATGGGAGTGCGACATTATCTGCAGATTGGCTCTTTTAAAGCATGACACAGAGCAAAATAAATGGGATACAAAGAAAAAGCAGAGAGCTCAGAAAATTTTGGAGGAATGTAGAAGAGAAAGGTTGAAATTTGAATTTTTCCAGAATATGCCAAGGGAGCTTTTGCAGGCATGCCAGATGGAAGATAAAATGTTTGTGGAATGTAAGGCAGGACCGGGAGCGAAGGTTACGCTTTACTATCAGGTGGAGAGAGAACATGTGATTTCCGAAGAAAAAACAGAGCCTTTAAAAGAACGGTATCAGGGTATTTATAACAAAGAATTTATCTTGTTTTACGGAGAAAAGCTTTTGTATCGTTTTGTAATCGAGCGAAACGGACAGACATGGGAAATTCCACAGCAGATTTTACAGGTAGAGGCTGCGGAAGCATATGGACACAGTAAATATCAGTTGTTAAATCGAATGTTAAAGCTGTTAGAGGAAGGAAAGACAGAAGAGCTTTCAAAGCTGGAGCAATCTTATTTGAAACAGGAAAGACAGGTGGCACAATTATTTGAATTGCTGGATTAA
- a CDS encoding pyridoxal phosphate-dependent aminotransferase, protein MLKHKDHFHGSDLEKIEEIYHIKKEDITSFSANVNPLGISPLLRDTLSTHIDAITNYPDRDYTKLRKSICDYTGAQFENIIVGNGSTELISLFIQTTNPKKALILGPTYSEYEREIALKGGQTLYYPLLEENDFQINISDFCSHLNDSIDLLVLCNPNNPTSTAITRKDMRKILDTCLQYGTCVMVDETYEEFAPLDSKISSIPLTNNYNNLIVLRGISKFFAAPGLRLGYAVTGNPDLLKYINTKKNPWTINSLAEIAGCIMFSDKEYIDKTRALISGERERLFKTLSSWKSVKVYPSCSNFLLVKILKENITSEQVFDYCIRRGLMIRDCSTFPFLDSSFIRFCMMSPEKNNELLQALSEVLGEV, encoded by the coding sequence ATGCTGAAACATAAAGACCACTTCCACGGAAGCGATTTAGAGAAAATCGAAGAAATTTATCATATAAAAAAAGAAGATATCACCAGCTTTTCTGCCAATGTAAATCCTCTTGGTATCTCTCCTCTTTTAAGAGATACTCTCTCCACTCACATTGACGCTATCACAAACTATCCTGACAGAGATTATACAAAACTCCGTAAAAGCATCTGTGACTATACCGGTGCTCAGTTTGAAAATATTATTGTGGGAAATGGCTCTACCGAGCTAATCTCTCTGTTTATTCAGACAACAAATCCAAAAAAAGCCTTAATTTTAGGCCCTACTTATTCAGAATACGAGCGCGAAATTGCATTAAAAGGAGGACAAACTCTCTATTATCCTCTGCTGGAAGAAAATGATTTTCAAATCAATATCTCTGATTTTTGTTCACATTTAAATGACAGTATTGATTTACTGGTGCTTTGTAACCCTAATAATCCTACATCCACTGCCATTACCAGAAAAGATATGCGAAAAATTTTAGATACCTGTCTCCAGTATGGAACCTGTGTTATGGTAGATGAAACTTATGAAGAATTTGCTCCTTTAGACAGCAAAATTTCTTCTATTCCTCTTACCAACAATTATAATAATCTCATTGTTCTACGTGGAATTTCCAAATTTTTTGCAGCTCCCGGTCTGCGTCTGGGGTATGCAGTAACAGGAAATCCTGACCTTTTAAAATATATTAACACAAAGAAAAATCCTTGGACAATTAACAGTCTTGCAGAAATTGCCGGCTGTATTATGTTTTCAGATAAAGAATATATTGATAAGACAAGAGCTTTAATTTCCGGAGAAAGAGAACGACTTTTTAAAACTTTATCCTCATGGAAAAGTGTAAAGGTATATCCTTCCTGTTCCAACTTCCTCCTTGTAAAAATCTTAAAGGAAAACATTACTTCGGAACAGGTTTTCGATTACTGTATCCGCAGAGGATTGATGATACGTGACTGTTCAACATTCCCATTTCTGGACAGCTCCTTCATCCGTTTCTGCATGATGAGTCCGGAAAAAAACAACGAGCTTTTACAGGCTCTTTCTGAGGTTCTGGGAGAAGTTTAA
- a CDS encoding phosphoribosylaminoimidazolesuccinocarboxamide synthase: MQEYKPFKEGKVRQVYDIGEELVIYATDRISAFDYILKNTVTNKGVVLTKMSKFWFDFTKDIVPNHMISTDVKDMPEFFQQPEFEGHTMLCRKLEMLPVECIVRGYITGSGWESYQKNGTVCGIKLPEGLQESDKLPEPIYTPTTKAEIGDHDEHVSFEDTVETLEKLYPGRGQEYAEKIRDYTIALYKKCAEYALTKNIIIADTKFEFGLDENGDVVLGDEMLTPDSSRFWPLEGYKPGQGQPSFDKQYVRDWLKANPESDFLLPEEVIDKTVEKYVEAYELLSGEKF, encoded by the coding sequence ATGCAGGAGTACAAACCATTTAAAGAAGGAAAAGTACGTCAGGTTTATGACATTGGAGAAGAATTAGTAATTTATGCAACAGACAGAATTTCCGCATTTGACTACATTCTTAAAAACACAGTTACAAATAAAGGTGTTGTCCTTACAAAAATGTCAAAATTCTGGTTTGATTTTACAAAGGATATTGTTCCAAACCACATGATTTCAACAGATGTAAAGGATATGCCGGAATTCTTCCAGCAGCCGGAGTTCGAAGGACATACTATGCTTTGCCGAAAACTGGAAATGCTCCCTGTTGAGTGCATCGTGCGTGGATATATTACAGGAAGCGGCTGGGAAAGCTATCAGAAAAACGGGACTGTATGCGGTATTAAGCTTCCGGAAGGATTACAGGAGTCCGATAAGCTGCCTGAACCGATTTACACACCAACTACAAAAGCAGAAATCGGTGACCACGATGAACATGTTTCCTTTGAAGATACAGTTGAAACCTTAGAAAAATTATATCCGGGACGTGGACAGGAATACGCAGAAAAAATTCGTGATTACACAATCGCACTATATAAAAAATGTGCTGAATATGCACTGACAAAAAATATTATCATTGCAGATACAAAATTTGAATTTGGTTTAGATGAAAACGGAGACGTGGTTCTGGGCGATGAAATGCTTACACCGGACAGCTCCAGATTTTGGCCATTAGAAGGCTACAAACCGGGACAGGGACAGCCTTCCTTTGACAAACAGTACGTTCGTGACTGGCTGAAAGCAAATCCGGAAAGCGATTTCCTTCTGCCGGAAGAAGTCATTGACAAAACTGTTGAAAAATATGTAGAAGCTTACGAATTACTCTCAGGAGAGAAATTCTAA